The Fibrobacter sp. UWB4 genome includes a window with the following:
- a CDS encoding glycoside hydrolase family 18 protein, which yields MKNRISHAFVAFIASSLFTLAGISSAWAAPLFIGYYPDWGKWHKPAYTVDKVPYNKLTHVLWSFITPNTDGSLRGDAAEDPSALDEMVTLAHAAGTKVIVSLGGGGQSENFVPVASNDALRQKFVASLVKYVADHNLDGLDMDWEWEYNPVPEADTIAYSKLLTELREALPKDKSLSAALPCSPYYGKYFTPEVLVKNLDWLGFMTYDMTGDWDDKAMFDSPLYPHDGYTTWSWQETFEYWSKRGVPAEKMVFGIPSFGFEFKGATGPGTDFTKGTAKQVPYKDIVANKEWKFNFDSVSVEPYGVSSNGYVTFEDPHSSAVKSRWVKEKGYAGIMVWEVSHDYIEGVGNPILDSIAIVLREETTGIRDIHKKRAASSARHNTSQMPNAQIKRVDALGKSVQNAGRESHLKNKFIFRVEP from the coding sequence ATGAAGAATAGAATTTCACATGCATTTGTAGCGTTCATCGCTAGTTCTCTTTTCACTCTCGCCGGTATTAGTTCCGCATGGGCCGCCCCGCTATTTATCGGTTATTACCCCGATTGGGGCAAATGGCACAAGCCCGCCTACACTGTAGATAAAGTTCCGTACAACAAATTAACGCATGTGCTGTGGAGTTTCATTACACCAAACACGGATGGTTCATTGCGCGGAGATGCCGCAGAAGACCCAAGCGCACTCGATGAAATGGTAACACTCGCCCATGCAGCCGGTACAAAAGTCATCGTCTCGCTCGGCGGTGGCGGACAAAGCGAAAATTTCGTACCCGTCGCATCGAACGACGCGCTCCGTCAAAAATTTGTCGCAAGCCTCGTCAAATACGTCGCCGACCACAATCTCGACGGACTCGACATGGACTGGGAATGGGAATACAATCCCGTTCCCGAAGCAGATACTATCGCCTACAGCAAATTGCTCACAGAGCTTCGCGAAGCTCTCCCCAAGGACAAAAGTCTCTCCGCAGCACTCCCCTGCTCCCCCTATTACGGCAAGTATTTCACGCCCGAAGTTCTCGTGAAAAACTTGGACTGGCTCGGATTCATGACCTACGATATGACCGGCGACTGGGATGACAAAGCCATGTTTGATTCGCCACTATACCCGCATGACGGATACACCACATGGTCGTGGCAAGAAACATTCGAGTACTGGAGCAAACGCGGAGTTCCCGCCGAAAAGATGGTCTTCGGAATTCCATCATTTGGCTTTGAATTCAAGGGCGCCACAGGCCCGGGCACCGACTTTACCAAAGGTACCGCCAAGCAGGTACCGTACAAGGACATTGTTGCAAACAAAGAATGGAAATTCAATTTCGATAGCGTTTCCGTAGAACCCTACGGCGTATCTTCAAATGGATACGTGACCTTCGAAGACCCGCATTCTTCCGCCGTAAAATCGCGATGGGTCAAGGAGAAAGGCTACGCAGGCATCATGGTCTGGGAAGTTTCGCACGACTACATCGAAGGCGTCGGGAATCCGATTCTCGACAGTATCGCTATTGTATTGCGCGAAGAAACTACAGGAATCCGCGACATTCACAAGAAGCGCGCGGCAAGTTCTGCTCGGCATAACACTTCACAAATGCCAAATGCACAAATCAAGCGCGTGGATGCGCTCGGGAAAAGCGTACAAAACGCAGGCCGAGAAAGCCATTTGAAGAACAAGTTTATTTTTAGAGTAGAACCGTAA
- a CDS encoding ATP-binding cassette domain-containing protein, whose product MLDYISIRGCRLHNLKNVNAQFPLGKITVVCGPSGCGKSTLVMDTLHGESKRRYLETLSPFAADLLGGKRSIPLDSAEGLPASLAIAATRGEAPAKASALSIAECDNALRTLFATFAKPSCPICGAPMVSQSREEIIREIAGMPIGTKLQFLAKIELNESRTTLDKLSAVFLAQGFTRAIADGTMYSLADLLPGEKVLTPKEFFIIVDRIIVRENTRTRIAEAVDGTLKLTHSAITLDIAGERKFYSTKPCCPNAGDEQHQKSDVQEAIASLDARAFSPYNRASVCEYCEGTGLLESSESDENENTECPHCQGLRLKKTYLNASVDDVSYKQILTTEFAELPELLHQIFDNKVGQNLKATFNSLLDRIEAINDLGIGYLTPGRAGQTLSGGELQRLKLASLSTGHLNGLLIALDEPASGLHASDVTALWKVLEKIRKRGNTLVLIEHNPQIISRADYIIEMGPGAGEKGGEILFQGARDEVLENPGSPTGKWLNELGIRKSEFGIKGDSRSKDDTAILVENFAKFDMAPVNAAFPINKFSVITGQSGSGKSTLLFENIAKRAKAEEFKKLGIDALSILTTGDFHGSKRSTVLSAIGLATLLRDLFAKLPESKVRGYTASKFSMHTPGGRCENCKGEGVIYDPLGYEESECPVCLGKRFRDEVLEIRFKSLSIADILDMEIGSAYKLFTNMKPFAEKLKPLVDTGLDYLKLGQTTAHLSGGERARLRLSITLARAKAPNTLFLFDEPARGLHQKDIQQLLSLIHGLCNAGHTVIAIEHAQDFVDAADYVVELKRG is encoded by the coding sequence ATGCTTGATTACATTTCGATTCGCGGTTGCAGACTTCATAATTTAAAGAATGTCAACGCCCAGTTTCCGCTGGGGAAAATTACGGTTGTATGCGGACCGTCGGGTTGCGGAAAATCAACACTCGTGATGGACACGCTCCATGGCGAAAGCAAGCGACGTTATCTCGAGACGCTCTCGCCTTTTGCAGCGGACTTGCTCGGTGGCAAGCGAAGCATTCCGCTTGACAGCGCCGAAGGACTCCCGGCTAGTTTGGCGATTGCCGCCACACGCGGAGAAGCGCCCGCAAAAGCATCTGCACTTTCGATTGCCGAATGCGACAATGCATTGCGTACATTGTTTGCAACGTTTGCGAAGCCATCTTGCCCGATTTGCGGCGCTCCGATGGTGAGTCAAAGTCGCGAAGAGATCATTCGCGAAATTGCGGGAATGCCAATAGGGACAAAACTACAGTTTTTGGCGAAAATCGAGTTAAATGAAAGTCGCACGACGCTCGACAAGCTATCGGCGGTGTTTTTGGCACAAGGTTTTACACGTGCCATTGCCGATGGCACCATGTATTCGCTTGCAGACTTGCTCCCTGGCGAAAAAGTCTTGACGCCCAAAGAATTTTTCATCATCGTCGATAGAATCATCGTCCGCGAAAACACGCGTACGCGAATCGCAGAAGCCGTTGACGGAACATTAAAGCTGACGCATTCCGCAATAACGCTTGACATTGCAGGTGAACGCAAGTTCTACAGCACAAAGCCGTGCTGCCCGAACGCAGGCGACGAGCAGCATCAAAAAAGCGACGTACAAGAGGCTATCGCAAGCCTGGATGCACGGGCATTCTCGCCCTACAACCGCGCAAGCGTCTGTGAATACTGCGAGGGCACGGGACTTCTGGAATCTTCGGAAAGCGACGAGAACGAAAACACAGAATGCCCGCATTGCCAAGGACTCCGCCTCAAGAAAACATACTTGAATGCCTCTGTTGACGATGTCAGTTACAAGCAAATTCTCACAACGGAATTTGCAGAATTGCCAGAACTTTTGCACCAAATTTTTGACAATAAAGTCGGTCAAAATCTAAAGGCGACTTTCAATTCGCTCCTCGACCGCATTGAAGCTATCAACGATTTGGGAATTGGTTACCTCACGCCAGGGCGCGCGGGGCAAACGCTTTCGGGCGGCGAATTGCAAAGACTCAAGCTCGCAAGCCTCAGCACAGGGCACTTGAACGGACTTTTGATAGCGCTTGACGAACCCGCCAGCGGTCTCCACGCTAGCGATGTCACAGCACTTTGGAAAGTCCTCGAGAAAATCCGCAAGCGCGGTAACACGCTCGTACTCATCGAGCACAATCCGCAAATTATCAGCCGCGCGGACTACATCATCGAAATGGGTCCTGGCGCAGGCGAAAAGGGCGGCGAGATTTTATTCCAAGGCGCTCGCGACGAAGTACTTGAAAATCCGGGATCGCCCACGGGGAAGTGGCTCAATGAATTAGGAATTAGGAAGTCGGAATTTGGAATTAAAGGAGATTCCCGCTCGAAGGATGACACGGCAATCCTCGTCGAGAACTTCGCGAAGTTTGACATGGCGCCAGTCAACGCAGCCTTCCCCATCAACAAATTCAGCGTGATTACCGGCCAAAGCGGCAGCGGAAAATCGACACTCCTTTTCGAAAACATTGCCAAACGCGCGAAAGCAGAAGAATTCAAAAAACTCGGCATCGACGCTCTTTCGATTCTCACGACTGGCGATTTCCACGGAAGCAAGCGCAGCACGGTCTTGAGCGCCATCGGGCTTGCCACACTATTACGCGACTTGTTCGCCAAACTTCCCGAAAGCAAAGTGCGCGGCTACACCGCCTCCAAATTCAGCATGCACACCCCCGGCGGTCGCTGCGAAAATTGCAAAGGCGAAGGAGTCATCTACGATCCGCTCGGCTACGAAGAATCCGAATGCCCCGTTTGCCTCGGCAAGCGCTTCCGCGATGAAGTCTTGGAAATCCGATTCAAGTCGCTTTCCATAGCCGACATCTTGGACATGGAAATCGGTAGTGCATACAAGCTCTTCACGAACATGAAACCGTTCGCCGAAAAACTGAAACCGCTCGTAGACACTGGCCTTGACTATCTGAAGCTCGGGCAAACAACAGCGCACCTTTCCGGTGGCGAACGCGCACGACTCCGCCTTTCCATCACGCTCGCACGAGCTAAAGCACCGAACACGCTATTTCTCTTTGACGAACCTGCCCGAGGTCTCCACCAAAAGGACATCCAGCAGTTGCTCAGCCTCATTCACGGGCTTTGCAATGCAGGCCACACCGTCATTGCCATAGAACACGCCCAAGACTTCGTCGACGCCGCGGATTATGTGGTGGAACTGAAGAGAGGCTAG
- a CDS encoding triacylglycerol lipase: MGYTITCGNKITYKGVFKWRTQLWDCEDCGDENGHNMAPHILDINTYNYTTNAFTSFPEAEVRGKNVVPIKDLITAWNERQVEFPAWTYTGEPGKTLTHPVLFVHGLNSDYEIWGVKSNAPKPCDGCEKKAQPEFMKALVKSYENGSAPDILARTYNIPNTGDAINKNGIYFYQTPGEYDKDGNWIEARPSWDATPSQSKRLYERIKEVLNDFYGSKDIDWTTNEKTYIDLIGHSQGGLTIREMFRGLKIDPGEDGTGTANAANHVRKVITVDTPHFGSELATENPDDISEEFSGLKKIVKDLDASKTANPPEHELVKAELDIDWLEYISAATEDAKNHNKYYCKNFSINGINACNVLGWFGGTFIYLFDKSYLTIKGPYIGKYVATVSLEGPHDDPNAKTIVIDKLEPVAEDLYYSRHNGLHLDPGGTFVENLNMVMNGKPPYPEKPNGELVNMLPLYSPKSTQVLSSLLGSVSYTAEKLCEDYDDDASGCFVIGKYFNDVVVKMSKEDDFDVNKASIKTVNSELWKSLVDIQDTWFGKGDALVTEFSQKFVDPSKGLSPKNIPAFTDPRRFVFHDAMAPWEDILHGPFSSDELNINIAGATMQGLDIVCALDQHCDDVAHNDASKIIYLNMGTVDFVGDFDVAPIFLNQGTHEIKVSDANYSLTASYIPGTGSVVRYTDENGIEHQETLFDGSIATSPSIKRVDQVLHVTFANQSGKKFEKDYLLSNLSATTTFAVVVGAGEVAPSVVMAKGTAANPSTQTPPVSPIDRVTKNSPVTVYHREARAQHEKNTSRPRILVVNDSKKDIVGFKVAYYFTADPARKPVVEVDYPKIPVSLENLGGDQWRFVLDASNQVLAADSVLPNVDGWQIRIHYEDWTNYKFVNDWSADHNYGIPAKNSKIVVYDLNDNIIWGIEPSAYKSVDEGIIPKVTATMTWHDSAPHEKNYLKPAVTIKNTGSVSLQNYKAKIWFRVPEGKELYIPTDDWYTPNSVPSLANVGENIWELALSFKKFILYPGESVNEGDVGVHLKDWSTFDKTVCGMALLDAEDNVIFGNVPTVDRCKSFDEPSLLTPLYTWRY, translated from the coding sequence ATGGGTTATACTATAACTTGTGGAAACAAGATTACGTACAAAGGTGTTTTTAAATGGAGAACACAACTTTGGGACTGTGAGGATTGCGGCGATGAAAACGGTCATAATATGGCTCCTCATATTCTAGATATTAACACATATAATTATACAACGAATGCCTTTACGTCTTTTCCTGAAGCCGAGGTACGTGGAAAAAATGTTGTGCCCATAAAGGACTTGATTACGGCATGGAATGAAAGACAAGTTGAATTTCCTGCGTGGACCTATACCGGTGAACCAGGAAAGACTCTTACTCATCCAGTTTTGTTTGTACATGGTTTAAATAGTGATTATGAAATATGGGGTGTAAAATCAAATGCACCAAAGCCATGCGATGGATGCGAAAAAAAAGCGCAGCCAGAATTCATGAAAGCTCTTGTAAAATCCTATGAAAACGGATCTGCACCAGATATTCTTGCAAGAACATACAATATTCCTAATACCGGTGATGCAATCAATAAAAACGGTATTTATTTCTACCAAACGCCTGGTGAATATGATAAGGACGGAAATTGGATAGAAGCAAGGCCCTCTTGGGATGCAACACCATCCCAATCCAAGAGATTATACGAAAGAATTAAAGAGGTTCTGAATGATTTTTATGGATCAAAGGATATTGACTGGACGACTAATGAAAAAACTTATATCGACTTGATTGGACATAGTCAAGGCGGCCTTACTATTAGAGAAATGTTTCGTGGTTTGAAAATAGACCCAGGGGAAGATGGTACAGGAACAGCAAATGCAGCAAATCATGTCCGTAAAGTTATTACCGTAGATACTCCTCATTTTGGTTCAGAATTGGCTACGGAAAATCCTGATGATATTTCAGAAGAATTTTCTGGTTTGAAAAAGATTGTTAAAGATTTAGATGCTTCTAAAACAGCAAATCCTCCAGAACATGAACTTGTTAAAGCAGAATTAGACATAGACTGGCTAGAATATATTTCAGCTGCAACAGAAGATGCAAAAAATCATAATAAATATTATTGTAAAAATTTTTCCATTAATGGTATTAACGCATGTAACGTGCTTGGCTGGTTTGGAGGGACATTTATTTATCTTTTTGATAAAAGTTATTTAACGATTAAGGGACCTTATATAGGTAAATATGTTGCAACAGTGTCTCTTGAAGGTCCGCATGATGATCCTAATGCTAAAACCATAGTAATTGATAAGCTCGAACCAGTTGCAGAAGATCTTTATTATTCTCGCCATAACGGGCTTCATCTAGATCCCGGAGGTACTTTTGTAGAAAACCTTAACATGGTGATGAATGGAAAACCTCCTTATCCAGAGAAACCAAATGGAGAACTGGTTAATATGCTACCACTTTATTCTCCGAAATCAACACAAGTTCTCTCTTCATTACTAGGTTCTGTTTCTTATACTGCAGAAAAATTGTGCGAAGATTATGATGACGATGCAAGTGGGTGCTTTGTTATTGGTAAATATTTTAATGATGTTGTTGTAAAAATGAGTAAGGAGGATGACTTTGACGTTAATAAAGCTTCTATAAAAACTGTAAATTCTGAATTGTGGAAAAGCCTTGTAGATATTCAAGACACCTGGTTTGGCAAAGGAGATGCTCTTGTAACGGAATTTAGCCAAAAATTTGTTGATCCCAGTAAAGGTCTTTCTCCAAAAAACATCCCGGCTTTTACTGATCCTAGACGATTTGTTTTCCATGACGCAATGGCTCCTTGGGAAGATATTCTTCATGGTCCCTTTAGCTCAGACGAACTGAATATCAACATTGCGGGAGCTACGATGCAGGGACTTGATATTGTATGTGCATTAGATCAGCATTGTGACGACGTTGCACATAATGATGCCTCGAAAATTATTTACCTCAATATGGGAACGGTTGATTTTGTAGGGGACTTTGATGTAGCTCCGATTTTCTTGAACCAAGGAACCCATGAAATCAAGGTTAGCGATGCAAACTATTCTCTTACTGCAAGCTATATTCCTGGTACAGGATCTGTAGTTCGTTATACGGATGAAAACGGAATTGAACATCAAGAAACATTATTTGATGGTTCTATAGCTACAAGCCCTTCTATTAAACGTGTTGATCAAGTTCTTCATGTCACTTTTGCAAACCAGTCGGGCAAAAAATTTGAAAAAGACTATTTGCTTTCGAATTTGTCCGCAACGACGACTTTTGCAGTTGTTGTTGGGGCAGGTGAAGTTGCTCCCAGTGTAGTAATGGCTAAAGGTACTGCTGCAAATCCCTCTACACAGACTCCCCCTGTTTCTCCCATCGATAGAGTTACAAAAAATAGTCCTGTGACGGTGTACCATCGTGAGGCACGAGCACAACATGAAAAGAATACCTCTCGTCCTAGAATTCTTGTTGTAAATGACAGTAAAAAGGATATTGTCGGTTTTAAAGTTGCATATTATTTTACGGCTGATCCTGCACGCAAGCCTGTTGTCGAGGTGGACTATCCCAAGATTCCTGTATCTTTGGAAAACCTTGGAGGGGATCAATGGAGATTCGTTCTTGATGCGAGTAATCAGGTCCTTGCTGCTGATAGCGTTCTTCCTAATGTTGACGGTTGGCAGATTCGTATCCATTATGAAGACTGGACAAACTATAAGTTTGTTAATGATTGGTCAGCAGACCATAATTATGGAATCCCAGCCAAAAACTCAAAGATTGTTGTTTATGACCTAAACGATAATATCATTTGGGGCATAGAACCTAGTGCTTATAAGAGTGTTGATGAAGGAATAATCCCTAAAGTTACAGCAACCATGACATGGCATGATTCAGCACCTCATGAAAAGAATTATTTAAAACCAGCAGTCACCATCAAGAATACGGGTTCTGTATCTCTCCAGAACTATAAGGCAAAGATTTGGTTCCGTGTACCCGAAGGTAAGGAACTTTATATTCCCACAGATGATTGGTACACACCGAATTCTGTTCCCTCACTTGCAAATGTGGGTGAAAATATATGGGAACTGGCATTGAGCTTCAAAAAGTTCATTCTATACCCAGGTGAATCCGTAAATGAGGGCGATGTTGGCGTTCATCTGAAGGATTGGAGTACTTTTGACAAGACTGTTTGCGGTATGGCTTTGCTTGATGCTGAAGATAATGTTATTTTCGGTAATGTGCCTACGGTTGATCGTTGTAAGTCTTTTGATGAACCGAGCTTGTTGACACCTCTTTACACTTGGAGATACTAG